A genomic segment from Helicobacter sp. NHP19-012 encodes:
- a CDS encoding DUF4006 family protein, with amino-acid sequence MNGLFGLNGILGNLIVVVVLLVAVAFFGFKAVHIQQEESTHYYKLDTKSLQMFGNKHEFYKVEK; translated from the coding sequence ATGAACGGATTATTTGGCTTGAATGGGATTTTAGGTAATTTGATCGTGGTGGTGGTGCTCTTGGTGGCGGTGGCGTTCTTTGGTTTTAAAGCCGTGCACATCCAACAAGAAGAGTCCACCCACTACTACAAGCTAGACACCAAGAGTCTACAAATGTTTGGCAACAAGCATGAGTTTTATAAAGTGGAGAAATAG
- the ccoO gene encoding cytochrome-c oxidase, cbb3-type subunit II: MFTFLEKNPFFFTLAFVVAFAVAGVVEILPNFFKSARPIEGLKPYTILETAGRQVYINEGCYNCHSQLIRPFQAEVQRYGAYSLSGEYAYDRPFLWGSRRIGPDLHRVGDVRTTAWHEKHMLDPTSVVPGSIMPAYKHLFKKDADFNTAFAEAYTQKEVFNVPYDKPGGVQLGDMQKAKKLFLEEAKGIVDHMQDPEIKAALKEGRVKEIVALIAYLNSLGQGRIEAPKASAKGQ, from the coding sequence ATGTTTACTTTCTTAGAAAAAAACCCATTCTTTTTCACGCTCGCCTTTGTAGTCGCCTTTGCGGTGGCAGGTGTGGTGGAGATTTTGCCTAACTTCTTTAAATCCGCCCGCCCCATTGAGGGGCTAAAGCCTTACACGATTTTAGAAACCGCCGGGCGGCAGGTGTATATCAATGAGGGGTGCTACAACTGCCATTCCCAACTCATCCGCCCCTTTCAAGCTGAAGTGCAACGCTATGGGGCTTATAGCCTAAGTGGAGAATACGCCTACGATCGCCCTTTCTTGTGGGGGTCTCGGCGCATTGGTCCTGATTTGCACCGCGTGGGCGATGTGCGCACCACTGCGTGGCATGAAAAACACATGCTAGATCCCACCAGCGTGGTGCCCGGTAGCATCATGCCCGCTTATAAGCACCTCTTTAAAAAGGATGCCGACTTTAACACTGCCTTTGCTGAAGCTTACACCCAAAAAGAAGTCTTTAATGTGCCTTACGACAAACCCGGCGGCGTGCAGCTGGGCGACATGCAAAAGGCAAAAAAACTTTTCTTAGAGGAAGCTAAGGGCATTGTGGATCACATGCAAGACCCCGAAATTAAAGCCGCTTTAAAAGAGGGACGGGTTAAAGAGATTGTGGCTCTGATCGCCTATTTAAATAGCTTGGGGCAAGGACGCATTGAGGCCCCAAAAGCTAGTGCAAAGGGGCAATAG
- the ccoP gene encoding cytochrome-c oxidase, cbb3-type subunit III, giving the protein MNILKDHINLFTLVAALVILVATLSMSSSLFKAMRESKADGELYGGKDHSYDGIGEFLNNIPMGWVVSFLVFIVWGLWYIFMGYPMSSYSQIGEYNKELAAYNKNFEAKWQNLKDKDLEQMGQGIFLVQCSQCHGLEATGLNNTARNLAKWGKEAGIEEVIAQGSVGLGYQAGEMPPMGLNAEDSKAVASYVMADISALHHTKYPKLVQKGQTIFQSTCASCHGADGKGQAGMAADLTHYGTPALLQEVLDKGKKGHIGEMPSFAYRHFSPTQVKALATYIQSLQGDE; this is encoded by the coding sequence ATGAATATTTTAAAGGATCACATTAATTTGTTCACATTAGTGGCAGCCCTTGTGATTTTGGTCGCCACGCTTAGCATGAGCTCCTCTCTGTTTAAAGCGATGCGCGAGAGCAAGGCAGATGGCGAGCTTTACGGGGGTAAGGATCACAGCTATGACGGCATCGGGGAGTTTCTTAACAACATCCCCATGGGTTGGGTGGTGAGTTTTTTAGTTTTCATCGTATGGGGGCTTTGGTATATCTTTATGGGTTATCCCATGTCGAGTTACTCGCAAATCGGGGAGTACAATAAAGAGCTCGCCGCCTATAATAAAAACTTTGAAGCCAAGTGGCAAAACCTCAAAGATAAGGATTTGGAGCAAATGGGGCAGGGCATCTTTTTAGTGCAATGCTCGCAATGCCACGGTTTAGAGGCCACGGGGCTTAACAACACCGCTAGAAATCTTGCCAAATGGGGCAAAGAGGCAGGCATTGAGGAAGTGATCGCACAGGGCTCAGTGGGCTTAGGTTATCAAGCCGGTGAAATGCCCCCCATGGGTCTTAATGCTGAGGACTCTAAAGCGGTGGCTAGTTATGTCATGGCAGACATCTCTGCCCTGCACCACACCAAATACCCCAAATTAGTCCAAAAAGGGCAGACCATTTTCCAAAGCACTTGTGCGAGTTGCCACGGGGCTGATGGCAAGGGGCAAGCGGGCATGGCAGCGGATCTAACCCACTATGGAACTCCAGCCCTTTTACAAGAAGTGCTTGATAAAGGCAAAAAGGGGCACATCGGCGAAATGCCCAGCTTTGCTTACCGCCACTTTAGCCCCACACAAGTGAAGGCGTTGGCAACTTATATCCAATCCTTACAAGGAGATGAGTGA
- a CDS encoding cytochrome c oxidase, cbb3-type, CcoQ subunit, with protein MDIDTLRGFAYAFFTVLFTLFLYFYIVSMYVKDKKGITDYERYSQLALQDELNDTPIEPRHLSHKKG; from the coding sequence ATGGACATTGACACCTTAAGAGGCTTTGCCTACGCCTTTTTCACGGTCTTATTCACGCTCTTTTTATACTTTTACATCGTGTCCATGTATGTCAAGGACAAAAAGGGGATCACCGATTACGAGCGTTACAGCCAACTCGCCTTGCAAGATGAGCTAAACGACACGCCCATTGAACCCCGGCACTTATCCCATAAGAAAGGCTAA
- a CDS encoding BspA family leucine-rich repeat surface protein, whose amino-acid sequence MSYLFCLQGPLTKKGICTSYREDFKGIGKWDVSRVENMEGMFMNQMHFNEPLQNWNTARVKNFSYMFANAIRFNQPINSWNTSNGVDFSYMFANAIRFNQPINSWNTSNGVDFSYMFYHAKTFNQPLSHWNRTRHITPKNFSYMFANAMHFKQDISRWKNLERANTQGIFLGTPLEGTKIQSKKAQGLQDDKQRETQSVSPPNVLKYLHYPQTKAELVALVNNPNISLASIDTSLIEDMSYLFCDKGNTYTRLKQLPIKNGTLWAKQDKEYSQILNLFENCQAGSSRTNLDGIETWNVSHVKNMEAMFMGRVVDVPLSSWDTSEATNMKGMFALASFNQPLDDWEMQHVQDTSFMFYGCKDFNQNLNHWDVEHVRTMSYMFSLTYGFNGNITRWKLSSVTDLQGMFKYATAFNQPIENWDVSHVQNMAYLFYGAFAFNQPLNKWDTSHVTDMRKMFFYAKSFNHPLNHWNTEHVHNMYKMFAYAKNFNQDLSNWYLHNTDTRCMFFHATRMHSPSPRTFFKDIGSCG is encoded by the coding sequence ATGAGCTATTTATTTTGTCTGCAAGGCCCCTTAACTAAAAAAGGCATTTGCACATCTTATAGAGAGGATTTTAAGGGGATTGGTAAGTGGGATGTGAGCCGTGTGGAAAACATGGAGGGGATGTTTATGAATCAGATGCATTTTAACGAACCCCTACAAAACTGGAACACTGCGCGGGTGAAAAACTTTAGCTACATGTTTGCCAACGCGATCCGCTTTAACCAACCCATTAATAGTTGGAACACATCTAATGGGGTGGATTTTAGCTACATGTTTGCCAACGCGATCCGCTTTAACCAACCCATTAATAGTTGGAACACATCTAATGGGGTGGATTTTAGCTACATGTTTTACCATGCCAAAACCTTTAACCAACCCCTATCTCATTGGAACCGCACACGCCACATAACTCCTAAAAACTTTAGTTACATGTTTGCCAACGCCATGCATTTCAAGCAAGATATCAGCCGATGGAAGAACCTAGAGCGGGCGAACACACAGGGGATTTTTTTAGGCACGCCCTTAGAGGGCACAAAAATCCAAAGTAAAAAAGCACAAGGCTTGCAAGACGATAAGCAACGAGAAACACAAAGCGTTTCTCCGCCAAATGTCTTAAAATACCTACACTACCCACAGACCAAAGCCGAGCTCGTCGCTCTAGTCAATAATCCTAATATTTCTTTAGCCAGCATCGACACGAGTCTAATTGAGGACATGAGTTATTTATTTTGCGATAAGGGCAATACCTACACCCGCTTAAAGCAACTCCCCATTAAAAACGGCACTCTATGGGCTAAACAAGATAAAGAATATAGCCAGATTCTAAACCTTTTTGAGAATTGCCAAGCGGGCAGTAGCCGCACAAATTTAGATGGTATTGAAACATGGAATGTAAGCCATGTCAAAAACATGGAGGCGATGTTTATGGGGCGGGTCGTGGATGTCCCTCTAAGCAGTTGGGACACAAGCGAGGCCACGAATATGAAGGGCATGTTTGCTTTGGCTTCTTTTAACCAACCCTTGGACGATTGGGAAATGCAACATGTGCAAGATACGAGTTTTATGTTCTATGGCTGTAAAGACTTTAACCAAAACTTGAATCATTGGGATGTGGAGCATGTCCGCACCATGAGCTACATGTTTAGTCTAACTTATGGATTTAATGGAAACATTACCCGTTGGAAACTCTCTAGTGTCACAGATTTGCAAGGCATGTTTAAATACGCCACTGCCTTCAACCAGCCCATTGAAAATTGGGATGTGAGCCATGTGCAAAACATGGCATATCTTTTTTACGGGGCTTTCGCTTTTAATCAGCCATTAAACAAGTGGGACACCAGTCATGTAACCGACATGCGCAAAATGTTTTTTTATGCTAAAAGCTTTAACCACCCCCTCAACCACTGGAACACAGAGCATGTACACAACATGTACAAAATGTTTGCCTACGCCAAGAACTTTAACCAGGATTTGAGCAATTGGTATTTGCATAACACCGACACCCGTTGCATGTTTTTCCACGCTACTAGAATGCACTCCCCGTCTCCTAGAACTTTTTTTAAGGATATTGGTAGCTGTGGTTAA
- a CDS encoding DUF1104 domain-containing protein translates to MALGVAHAAEDFSKLSNKDFIKKAGTMHDAEDVIHYKIEVAKRVKAMKSAKAKAEFKYQVRKTAKANFAKMGAEDFSKLREEVAEELDKMKKEHKPQEMKAMGLAGVEVCKGEDHKMWCHPKHAKKGEHHKGEHHAHKKEHKGEHEEHEEHGSKAEHAHPASAKPAATHE, encoded by the coding sequence TTGGCTTTAGGTGTTGCGCATGCAGCGGAAGATTTTTCTAAGCTTAGCAATAAAGATTTCATTAAAAAAGCGGGCACTATGCACGATGCTGAAGATGTGATCCACTATAAAATTGAAGTGGCTAAACGCGTAAAGGCGATGAAATCAGCAAAGGCGAAAGCAGAATTCAAATACCAAGTTAGAAAAACCGCAAAAGCCAACTTTGCCAAAATGGGTGCAGAAGATTTTAGCAAGTTGCGTGAAGAAGTGGCTGAAGAACTTGATAAAATGAAAAAAGAGCACAAACCTCAAGAAATGAAAGCTATGGGTTTAGCTGGAGTTGAGGTTTGTAAAGGTGAAGACCACAAAATGTGGTGCCACCCCAAACACGCCAAAAAAGGCGAACATCATAAGGGCGAACACCACGCTCATAAAAAAGAGCATAAAGGCGAACATGAAGAGCACGAAGAGCATGGCAGCAAAGCCGAACACGCACACCCCGCTAGCGCAAAACCTGCAGCCACTCATGAATAG
- a CDS encoding DUF1104 domain-containing protein has product MTTTKLKLGIGALIVAGLCNGLFASANPFESKSDQELIDMAGKVVPNQVPDYKMELHKRMQKMKPEQKEKFHEKLKASADKNTANMTMEEFEKRRQAIHEAIKARIAKMTRAQFKASGLSAKGCGCHGKCNCDVDGPCSCKEHKHHHH; this is encoded by the coding sequence ATGACAACAACAAAATTAAAACTTGGCATTGGTGCTTTGATAGTGGCTGGATTGTGTAATGGCCTATTTGCAAGCGCCAATCCCTTTGAAAGTAAGAGTGATCAGGAACTCATTGACATGGCTGGTAAAGTTGTTCCAAATCAAGTTCCAGACTATAAAATGGAACTTCACAAACGCATGCAAAAGATGAAACCTGAGCAAAAAGAGAAGTTTCACGAGAAACTTAAGGCCTCTGCAGATAAAAACACGGCGAACATGACCATGGAAGAGTTTGAAAAACGTAGACAGGCTATCCATGAGGCCATTAAAGCTAGGATTGCTAAAATGACACGGGCGCAATTTAAAGCAAGTGGTCTCTCTGCTAAAGGTTGTGGCTGCCATGGAAAGTGCAACTGTGATGTTGATGGACCTTGCAGTTGTAAGGAACACAAACACCACCACCATTAA
- a CDS encoding outer membrane protein encodes MRYSKCSLMVLPALVGFLNAEESGVFLEGGYQQGKAQIRSTGKDGKTTTSTIRGFGLQIGYQMFANKYFGFKVYGLFDYAHTMGIKFANNGYPGGNPVDCKMPGSERTPPMGGASGWNTLQCSVNAMGVLQQMVGSNKPLQPNMLTYGVGADLVVNAISNKMMALGVIGGIQLAGNSWLLATPDFSDVALRYAGVNKSATGFQFLFNVGGRLRILKHSSIEAGIKFPMMRKNPFLQTKNDGTLYIRRLYSWYVNYAFTF; translated from the coding sequence ATGCGTTACTCTAAGTGTTCTTTGATGGTTCTGCCCGCTTTGGTTGGTTTCTTAAACGCTGAGGAGAGCGGTGTTTTTCTTGAGGGTGGTTACCAGCAGGGCAAGGCGCAGATACGAAGCACGGGTAAAGATGGCAAAACTACAACTTCCACCATAAGAGGCTTTGGTTTGCAAATTGGTTACCAAATGTTTGCAAATAAGTACTTTGGCTTTAAGGTTTATGGTCTCTTTGACTATGCCCACACAATGGGAATTAAATTTGCCAACAATGGCTATCCAGGGGGCAACCCCGTAGATTGTAAAATGCCTGGGAGCGAGCGCACGCCGCCTATGGGAGGAGCATCCGGGTGGAACACGCTCCAATGCTCTGTTAATGCCATGGGCGTTTTACAACAAATGGTGGGGAGCAACAAGCCCTTGCAACCTAACATGCTCACTTATGGCGTAGGGGCGGATTTAGTGGTGAATGCCATCAGCAATAAAATGATGGCTCTAGGCGTGATAGGGGGGATACAACTTGCCGGTAACTCTTGGCTTTTGGCCACGCCCGATTTCAGTGATGTAGCCTTGCGGTATGCTGGTGTAAATAAGAGCGCTACGGGCTTTCAGTTTCTCTTCAATGTGGGGGGAAGGTTGCGTATCTTAAAACACAGCAGCATTGAAGCGGGCATTAAATTTCCCATGATGCGTAAAAATCCTTTCTTACAAACTAAGAATGACGGAACGCTTTATATCCGCCGACTCTACTCTTGGTATGTTAACTACGCTTTCACCTTTTAG